TTCCGCGGCAAACCGAAGTTCTACGAGGACGATTGCATCGGATGCTGCGCCTGTGCCGAGGTCTGCCCAAGCCAGTGCATCCTCGTCACCGACGACCCCGCCGCCCACCCCCCCATGCGACGCCTCGACCTCAATTACGGCGCCTGCATCTTCTGCGGACAATGCGAACTCAACTGCACCACCGAAAAAGGCGTCCGCCTCTCCACCGAATACGACCTCGCCACCTTCGACCGCTCTGCCTGCGTCGAATCCGTCGAAAAAGAACTCGTCCTCTGCGAGGTCTGCGGCGCAACAATCGGCGCACGCGACCATCTCCTCTGGGTCGCCGAACAACTCGGCGCCAAACGATACGCCAACCCCACCCTGATCCTCCTCGCGGACGGCGAACTGGGGCTCGTCGAGACCGGGCCGCCGCGCGATCCCGAGCGCCCCCTCGACCG
Above is a genomic segment from Planctomycetota bacterium containing:
- a CDS encoding 4Fe-4S binding protein, giving the protein MKKPKLRELGEAIKALLRGPATTKFPAEPYEPPAAFRGKPKFYEDDCIGCCACAEVCPSQCILVTDDPAAHPPMRRLDLNYGACIFCGQCELNCTTEKGVRLSTEYDLATFDRSACVESVEKELVLCEVCGATIGARDHLLWVAEQLGAKRYANPTLILLADGELGLVETGPPRDPERPLDR